The DNA region AGAATGGAAAAAGTGGTTATTGGTATTGATGACACTGACACCAAAGACAAAGGTGCCACCTGGACATTAGCCCATAATATTGGTGCAGAACTCGCCCGACAGGGATATCAATATCTGGATCATGTTACAGTGCAATTATATCCTCATAATCCCAACAAAACCCAGAATTGTGTGGCAATAGCCCTTGTTTTTGCGGTGAAACCTGGAGAAAAAGATGGTCTCATTCAAAAGGTAGTTGAACTACTGAAAAAAGATACTTTGTCTGATAAAACTTCAATTGCTGTTCTTAGAGGTTTGTCTGTCCCGGATAAGCTGCGATCATACTCTGAATCTGCAAAAAAATCCATGCTAACTGTGGAAGAAGCTGAAAAAGTGGCCGAAGATGTAGGAGTGGAACTGGTGGAAGTCACCGGTTCTCAGGGAAAAATTGGTGCATTGGCTGCTTTGGGGATGTACAATGATATTGAAGAGGCAGTAAAGGTTTATTACTGATTTTTCAATGTCTTAATTTATACTTGGTCTTAATTTATACTTGTATTCTACTTGTATTGCTATTTTAATCATAATTTTCTATTTTTTTTGGATTTCCAGTGTTCTATGTTTTACAGGATATTTTGTGATATTATATAATTCCAAATATCAATAATTCAGTAAGACACTAAAACAAAACAAATTAAGAGTTAAATAACAAATAAAAAGAAAAATTAAGGAATAATCTAACTGCTGGGGAAGTTGAAGTAGAACATAATTCCCTTATCTGAAGTGGGGAACTCTGTACCGGACTTGGCATCTCCGGCAATTTCAATCTTCACCACATTACTCCCTTTAGTCACCAGGAAAGTTTTCTGGGTGCTATTATTATCTATCTGGATAGTTTTATACAGATAACCATTCAAATAGATCTTATAAGCCCCGTCTTTAAGTATTCCGGTGGTTGTGCCTATTTTCTGATTGTTCAGATACAGATTGATAA from Methanobacterium sp. Maddingley MBC34 includes:
- a CDS encoding hypothetical protein (PFAM: Domain of unknown function (DUF1743)~TIGRFAM: methanogenesis imperfect marker protein 11) encodes the protein RMEKVVIGIDDTDTKDKGATWTLAHNIGAELARQGYQYLDHVTVQLYPHNPNKTQNCVAIALVFAVKPGEKDGLIQKVVELLKKDTLSDKTSIAVLRGLSVPDKLRSYSESAKKSMLTVEEAEKVAEDVGVELVEVTGSQGKIGALAALGMYNDIEEAVKVYY